In one Candidatus Johnevansia muelleri genomic region, the following are encoded:
- the rpoZ gene encoding DNA-directed RNA polymerase subunit omega encodes MIINLENCFKRIKNRFQLIYISCNRSRELSKGSSYSKLPNENNKPIIVALKEISRGYIHGSIPKNYKFNLKSEFGQNIKVQKLKLLEIQFQHLMSFNLIK; translated from the coding sequence ATGATAATAAATCTAGAAAATTGTTTTAAAAGAATAAAAAATAGATTTCAATTAATATATATTTCTTGTAATAGATCACGAGAACTTTCAAAAGGATCATCTTATTCTAAATTACCTAATGAAAATAATAAACCCATAATTGTTGCACTTAAAGAAATTTCTAGAGGTTATATTCATGGTTCAATTCCTAAAAATTATAAATTTAATTTGAAATCAGAATTTGGTCAAAATATAAAAGTTCAAAAACTTAAACTTCTTGAAATTCAATTTCAACATTTAATGAGTTTTAATCTTATAAAGTAA